CCGTTTTGTCGAATTCACCTTCGACAGTTTCGTGCGCGACCGCACCTTCATCAACCTGCTCGCCACCGAAAACCGCCAGCGCGCCAAGGTGCTGAAGAAATCGGACCGGGTGAACACCATGAACTCGCCGATCATCGCGGCCATCGACGGCATCCTGAAGGCCGGCGTCGACAAGGGCACGATCCGCCCGGGGCTGGATGCCCTGCAGCTCTGGATCACCATTACCGGGGTCTGTTATTTCTTCTTCTCCAACATCTACACGCTGTCGGTGATCTTCGACACGGACTTCGAAAAGCCGGATGTGATTTCCGAGCGACGGGCGCATGTGGTCGATTTCGTGCTGCGCGGCGTGAAGGCGTGAGTTGAGAGATTGATTCCGGTGTGGCGGCCAAGTGTTTGATCTTGGGCGCTTAGGCCGCTGACCCGGCGCCTTGATAGGACGAGGCAAGGCCGTCGAATGCGAGGATATCTGGGACAAGCCGGGCATGACGGGGTGGCGCCACGCCGGCTTCGGCCCGCCCCATCCGTCATGGCCGGCCTTTGGGCCGGCCATCCACGACTTGATGACGGAGACGACGAGATGCGTGGCTACCCGGGACAAGCCCGGGCATGACGAAGTGGCGAGGGAGGCGCCCCTCACACCAGCGTCTTGCGCCCGGCGTTGCAGGTCCGAAACACCGCGCCATCAGCCGCTGCCACCGGTCGAGCCCTGAGACAATCTCGACCTCGGAAAGCACAGGTCCCCTTCGGCCTCCCGAGATCCTGAGATATCGATCCCGCATTGCTACCCTGGCGATCATCCGACTGCCCGCAAACCACGCGCCGTTGTATAAGCGCGCACAAGAGGAAATGGGCCGGGGGGCTTGCATGCGCATGGGGAAGAGGTTGCTCGGGGTCACGACGCTGGTCGCGGCCATGGCGAGCCCGCTCGCCGCAACGGCCGAGCCGTTGTCCTGGACCGGACCGTGGGTGGGCGTCACGGCCGGTGTCCGGCGGGATGTCGGCGCGACCGGCAGTCGCCTCATCTATGTCGACCCTCTATTGTCAGGGCATCAGCATCAGAATCAGAGCGCCGTGACAGGCGGAACCCTCGGGTTTAGCGCCGGCTACGATGTCCAGTTCGGCAGCTTTGTCGGCGGCCCGATCGCCGGCATCGACTTCAGCCGCTCGCGGCTTGCCGGCAATATCCCCTATTTCGGGGCGCGCGCCGGCTTCCTGGCCACCGACCGGATCTTGCTGTTTGTCACAGGCGGCATCCAGAGCATGCAGAATGCTCCGGATACGGCGATCTGGTACCAGGTGGCGCCTTTTTGGAACGATCTTTTCCGGCACGATTTCGGCGCCAAGGCCGGTCGCTTATGGGGCGCCTTTGTCGGCGCTGGCGCCGAATACCGGCTCGCCGGCAACTGGTCGGTCACGGCGGATTACAGCTATGCCCAGACGCGTGGCCACTTCAATGATCTGGTCAGCCTGCCGGTGCCGGCGCCGGCGGTGGCCCCGCTCGTGCGCGTCAACCTGAATACGACGGTCTCGACGCACACGTTCCGGATCGGCGTGAAATATCGGCTGTGATGGGGATAAGACGTGGGTGCCCGGGACAAGCCCGGGCATGACGAAGGGGTGCGAAAGACGAGCGCGCGGCCGATGCCATTGCCCAATCGGAGCCGCGAGGGCCACCGCCAACGCGGCCCGCCAGCCTGCCTATCGGGCGGGTTTGTAGATCTTGACCACCGCCTCCGCCTTCTTCATGCCGGCCACCGCCTCGGCCCCGGACATCAGCACGGTGGTCTTCGCCGACTTGAGGGCGCCCCCCGCGGCAATGCCCAGAGCGATGGCGGCCATGCTCTGATTGTCCGGCACGTCGGCGACGAGGGTGATGTCATAGTCGCCGAAGCAATACCAGCCGCCGATGAACTTGCCTCCGACGGCCTCGCACACCGCCCGGCCGACGGCCTCGACGCGGTTCTGCGGATTCTTGAGCTGGGCGGCAATCGATTCTGCGGTGTAGGCAGCCTGATACATGTAGAGTGCCATGTTCAATCTCCCTGGTTACCGTTCGGCGTGTCAGTGGAAAGCCGCCGGGCGGGGGCTGGGCGTCGGCCATGTCTTGATGGCAATGTTCCCCGGCTGCGGCGCCCGGTTACTGTGCGCGCGAGATCTACATTGATCAAATGCGAATTAGGGGTATGGCGGGGGCCTGACGGCACCGGAACGCACCTGAACCACTGACGTCACCCCCGGCGGAGCGAAGCGACGGGAAGGGGGTCCAGGGCGGCCTCACCGGCGCTCTCGGCGCAAGTGGGCGAGGTGGTTTCCCAACGGCAAGGGACGAGCTCTGCAACTCCTGGCCCCCTTTCCTCGCCCCAGGCAGAAGCAAGGGCTTCCGCCTGGGCTCGCCGGGGGGGGACGTCGGTGCGGGTCGATTCGCTCGGCGCGAGCCACCCGCGAGCGCCTAAAACCAGCTTGCTTCCACCCAACCTGAACCCGGATGATGTCCGGCGGATCAGCCAGCGGCGGAGGCACGTCCGGCCATGTATTACGTGTACATGATGGCCAGCGACCGGAACGGCACGCTTTATGTCGGCGTGACCAACGACATTGCGCGGCGCTCCTATCAGCACCGCACCGGCACGGGCGCCGCCTTCACGCGAAAATACGGCGTCGTGAAGCTGGTCTGGATGGAGCCGCACGACAGCATCGTCGAGGCGATCGGCCGGGAGAAACAGATCAAGGGCTGGAATCGGGCCTGGAAGCTCAAGCTGATCGAACGGGACAATCCGCACTGGGAGGATTTGTACGAAAGGCTGAATGGGTAGCGCGGGTGGAATGGCGCTGCACGAGGAGGTTCGCCGTGGCCTCGCCAAAGCCCACCTGAACCACTACGTCACCCCCGGCCGAGCGCACCTGAACCACTACGTCACCCCCGGCGGAGCGAAGCGACGGGAAGGGGGTCCAGGGGTTGCAGAGCCCGGCCGTCAGCGCCCGCGAGACCATCTGACCGCATGCGCCGAGGGCCCGGCCTGATGGCTCCTGGACCCCCTTCCCCTCGCTGCGCTCGGCCGGGGGTGACGTCGGTGGTTCAGGAGCGCACCGGGCATCACAATTCCCCATTTCCCACTCGCCCCCTCACACCGCCGTCTTGTGCCTGGCGATACAGGTCTCCAGCACCTCGTCCATCGGGCGCTGCCACCAGTCGAGTTCGGAGAAGATCTCGACCTCGGAGAAGCCTGAAAAGCCCTCGGCCTCGACCGCCCGGCGGATCGCGGGGATGTCGATCACCCCGTCACCCATCATGCCGCGGTCGGTCAGCAGGTCGCGGGTCGGCACCAGCCAGTCGCAGACATGGAAGGCGAGCAGGCGCTTGTCGCCTGCCCGCCTGATGTCGCGATAGAGGTTCGGGTCCCACCAGACGTGATAGA
This portion of the Phreatobacter stygius genome encodes:
- a CDS encoding TetR/AcrR family transcriptional regulator; protein product: MREDDVKPDEAAAAPRLVRKRDSAGTRARILNVATREFANKGFEGAKTDDIADRARINKRMIYHYFSSKEQLYLAVLEAVYDQARSAEHRLDLERLEPLDALARFVEFTFDSFVRDRTFINLLATENRQRAKVLKKSDRVNTMNSPIIAAIDGILKAGVDKGTIRPGLDALQLWITITGVCYFFFSNIYTLSVIFDTDFEKPDVISERRAHVVDFVLRGVKA
- a CDS encoding outer membrane protein — protein: MASPLAATAEPLSWTGPWVGVTAGVRRDVGATGSRLIYVDPLLSGHQHQNQSAVTGGTLGFSAGYDVQFGSFVGGPIAGIDFSRSRLAGNIPYFGARAGFLATDRILLFVTGGIQSMQNAPDTAIWYQVAPFWNDLFRHDFGAKAGRLWGAFVGAGAEYRLAGNWSVTADYSYAQTRGHFNDLVSLPVPAPAVAPLVRVNLNTTVSTHTFRIGVKYRL
- a CDS encoding GYD domain-containing protein, whose protein sequence is MALYMYQAAYTAESIAAQLKNPQNRVEAVGRAVCEAVGGKFIGGWYCFGDYDITLVADVPDNQSMAAIALGIAAGGALKSAKTTVLMSGAEAVAGMKKAEAVVKIYKPAR
- a CDS encoding GIY-YIG nuclease family protein is translated as MYYVYMMASDRNGTLYVGVTNDIARRSYQHRTGTGAAFTRKYGVVKLVWMEPHDSIVEAIGREKQIKGWNRAWKLKLIERDNPHWEDLYERLNG